From Triticum urartu cultivar G1812 chromosome 2, Tu2.1, whole genome shotgun sequence, a single genomic window includes:
- the LOC125536125 gene encoding integrin-linked protein kinase 1-like, translating into MSGAEEEAAHAAGRGGGSGGGGGGGSSGSGGGEGHPRRRFDDKSLVARTSLILWHTHQNDAAAVRKLLDEDGTLVSARDYDSRTPLHVAALHGWQDVAECLLAKGADVNALDRWQNTPLADAEGAKRHAMTELLKKHGGLTFGKTGSHFEAKSIPPPLTNKADWEINPLELDFTKAVMIGKGSFGEILKANWRGTPIAVKRILPSLSDDRLVIQDFKHEVNLLIKLRHPNIVQFLGAVTETKPLMLVTEFLRGGDLHQYLKEKGSLSPLTAVNFALDIARGMAYLHNEPNVIIHRDLKPRNILLVNTAANHLKVGDFGLSKIIKSQHANDVYKMTGETGSYRYMAPEVFKHRKYDKKVDIFSFAMILYEMLEGDSPFSSYEPYEAAKYVSDGHRPTFRSKGHTAELKELTEVCWAADVNLRPSFLEILKRLEKIKESLASHDHHWHLFSQ; encoded by the exons ATGAGcggggcggaggaggaggcggcgcatGCGGCCGGCCGGGGCGGGGGcagcgggggcgggggcgggggcgggtcgtcggggagcggcggcggcgagggccaCCCGCGCCGGCGGTTCGACGACAAGAGCCTGGTGGCGCGCACGTCGCTCATCCTCTGGCACACGCACCAGAACGACGCGGCCGCCGTGCGCAAGCTGCTCGACGAGGACGGCACGCTCGTCAGCGCCCGCGACTACGACAGCCGCACGCCGCTCCACGTCGCCGCGCTCCACGGCTGGCAGGACGTCGCCGAGTGCCTCCTCGCCAAGGGCGCCGACGTCAACGCGCTCGACCGCTGGCAGAACACG CCACTTGCTGATGCAGAGGGTGCAAAGAGGCATGCTATGACCGAACTGCTCAAGAAGCATGGCGGGTTGACATTC GGGAAAACTGGAAGCCACTTTGAAGCAAAGTCAATTCCACCTCCCCTAACAAACAAGGCTGACTGGGAGATTAACCCACTTGAATTAGATTTCACAAAAGCAGTAATGATCGGAAAG GGTTCTTTTGGTGAAATCCTGAAAGCAAATTGGCGAGGAACACCAATTGCTGTCAAACGCATTCTTCCATCATTATCCGACGATAGACTGGTTAT CCAAGATTTTAAGCATGAAGTCAACTTGCTAATTAAGCTGAGGCATCCAAATATTGTACAGTTCCTTGGAGCAGTCACAGAAACCAAGCCTTTGATGCTAGTTACTGAGTTCCTCCGAGGA GGTGATCTTCATCAATATCTCAAGGAGAAAGGCTCCCTCTCCCCACTTACTGCCGTTAACTTCGCATTGGACATCGCAAG GGGCATGGCCTATCTTCATAACGAGCCTAATGTTATCATTCATCGGGACTTAAAGCCAAG AAATATTCTTTTAGTTAATACTGCTGCCAACCACTTGAAAGTTGGAGATTTCGGTCTTAGCAAGATTATCAAATCTCAGCATGCCAATGATGTATACAAGATGACCGGAGAGACCGGAAGCT ATCGGTACATGGCTCCTGAAGTTTTCAAGCACCGGAAATATGACAAGAAAGTTGATATTTTCTCCTTTGCCATGATACTTTATGAG ATGCTGGAAGGGGATTCACCTTTTTCCAGTTATGAACCTTATGAGGCTGCTAAGTATGTATCAGACGGGCATCGCCCAACTTTCCGTTCAAAAGGACATACCGCTGAGCTGAAAGA ATTGACTGAGGTATGTTGGGCTGCGGATGTCAATTTGAGACCATCTTTCCTAGAGATACTCAAGAGGCTGGAGAAGATCAAGGAAAGCTTGGCATCCCACGATCACCACTGGCATTTATTCTCACAATAA
- the LOC125536126 gene encoding transmembrane emp24 domain-containing protein p24delta9-like, with translation MAARRPGSPAPRWLAPSTLLLLAAVLFAASPSARALRFDLESGHTKCISDEIKVDSMAVGKYSVVAPDPSYPDAQLPESHRVSLRVTSPYGNSMHYSENVQSGHFAFTAVEAGDYLACFWAPDHKPPVTVTFEFDWKSGVTAKDWSNVAKKGKVDMMELELKKLEDTIKSIHEEMFYLREREEEMQNINRQTNSRMGWLSFLSLGICLSVAGLQLWHLKTFFERKKLL, from the exons ATGGCCGCGCGGCGCCCCGGATCCCCCGCCCCCAGATGGCTGGCCCCCTCGACGCTCCTCCTCCTGGCCGCCGTCCTCTTCGCGGCCTCCCCGTCGGCGCGCGCCCTCCGGTTCGACCTCGAGTCCGGCCACACCAAGTGCATCTCCGACGAGATCAAGGTCGACTCCATGGCCGTCGGCAAGTACAGCGTCGTCGCCCCCGACCCCAGCTACCCCGACGCCCAGCTCCCCGAGTCGCACCGCGTCTCCCTCAGG GTGACGTCGCCGTACGGGAACAGCATGCACTACTCCGAGAACGTGCAGTCGGGGCACTTCGCCTTCACGGCGGTGGAGGCCGGGGATTACCTGGCCTGCTTCTGGGCGCCTGACCACAAGCCGCCCGTCACCGTCACCTTCGAGTTCGACTGGAAGAGCGGCGTCACGGCCAAGGACTGGTCCAACGTCGCCAAGAAGGGCAAGGTCGAT ATGATGGAACTAGAGCTGAAGAAGCTAGAGGATACCATCAAATCTATCCATGAAGAAATGTTTTATCTACGTGAAAG GGAGGAGGAAATGCAGAACATCAACAGGCAGACAAACTCGAGGATGGGGTGGCTGAGTTTCCTCTCGCTCGGCATCTGCTTATCCGTGGCAGGGCTGCAGCTGTGGCATCTGAAGACCTTTTTCGAGAGAAAGAAGCTGCTGTAG
- the LOC125536127 gene encoding uncharacterized protein LOC125536127 produces MAIPEELRRYWLPILLAAAGFLFQLLVLPKSFPPSHYDALGIQRFAPVEKVVEAYELLSKEWLAETNDRSTVDIIKIRYAYELLTNPVWKRDYDLFGLDHHTDIFERVKEQYQKEHFLKIDLPLLKDSLSHSTGHAFNVLTRDSLMSAIAEDYPLLIQVYSKGSPRCAQFFEYWKQIDTRLDGVANTAMVELGDVPLAGYFAEKRFSQQPFFRNGIPALVAYPANCRNPSCYMRYPGELTVDSVVNWVASSIVGLPRILYYSKETLGPQFIGKSSHHKVKAIFFSSTGERAAPFLRQAAQEYSSYASFAFVLWKEEESQIWWNSLGVESAPALVFLKGPGAKPVVYHGTFSKSEFTEIMEEHKHQELQQLRSDTSLDLGCDARGHSRAGKEMMIWYCVIAAGRPGVELSKKRQILRKAQDQLLSAAGGSTAGNLENLVEVTSAATALKDDRLTFVWLDGELQKKICAFYLATDYNGACGPRGFEDDNDKPEVFIVRFQRNATYEALKADKKNNLIETLQGQDTPDASQLVARYNGPDEILEINKWVSQIIKDGDTREIPYFTSKVPDLVPEETNKEWLSGTKGIRSAGKSLKERVQNSGFSFRDYLTDPRIGPALLMLACISWGTIWFKNIQSAQKTPKDEAPKDKTDKRRRPKLSTTLFGQPESSADPEPRDARQWEIEDSDSD; encoded by the exons GCTTGCTGAAACAAATGACCGGTCAACTGTTGATATTATAAAG ATCCGTTATGCGTATGAGCTGTTGACAAATCCAGTTTGGAAGCGGGACTATGATCTTTTTGGTCTGGATCATCATACG GATATCTTCGAGAGAGTCAAAGAACAATATCAAAAAGAGCACTTCCTGAAAATAGATCTACCTTTGTTAAAAGATTCTTTATCTC ATTCGACTGGTCATGCCTTCAATGTACTCACACGTGACTCATTGATGTCTGCCATTGCTGAAGATTACCCGTTGCTCATACAG GTTTATTCAAAGGGGAGTCCTCGCTGTGCTCAATTTTTTGAGTACTGGAAGCAAATTG ACACTCGACTGGACGGCGTGGCCAACACTGCTATGGTAGAACTTGGTGATGTGCCACTGGCGGGGTATTTTGCAGAAAAAAGGTTCTCTCAACAGCCATTTTTCCGCAATG GTATACCAGCTCTTGTTGCATATCCTGCTAACTGCAGAAATCCATCCTGTTATATGAG GTACCCAGGTGAGCTAACTGTGGATTCTGTTGTCAACTGGGTAGCATCATCAATTGTTGGTTTACCTCGGATCTTGTACTATTCAAAGGAGACACTG GGACCCCAGTTCATTGGGAAGAGTAGCCATCATAAG GTCAAGGCTATCTTTTTCTCAAGCACTGGGGAGCGTGCGGCTCCATTCCTTCGCCAAGCTGCCCAAGAGTATTCCAGCTATGCATCCTTTGCATTTGTCCTATGGAAAGAAGAGGAATCCCAGATCTGGTGGAATTC ATTAGGAGTGGAATCTGCTCCTGCACTTGTTTTCTTGAAGGGACCAGGTGCCAAACCTGTTGTATACCATG GAACTTTTAGCAAGTCCGAGTTCACAGAGATAATGGAGGAGCATAAGCACCAAG AACTCCAGCAGCTAAGAAGTGACACATCTTTGGATCTTGGTTGTGATGCTAGAGGTCATTCACGCGCTGGGAAAGAAATGATGATATGGTATTGTGTAATAGCTGCAGGTCGCCCTGGTGTAGAATTAAGTAAAAAGAGACAA ATTTTGAGGAAGGCCCAGGACCAACTACTCAGTGCTGCTGGTGGAAGTACTGCTGGGAATTTGGAAAATTTAGTAGAGGTAACAAGTGCTGCAACTGCCTTAAAAGATGACAGGCTGACCTTTGTTTGGTTGGATGGAGAATTGCAGAAG AAAATTTGTGCCTTCTACCTTGCCACTGATTACAATGGAGCCTGTGGTCCTAGAGGCTTTGAAGATGACAATGATAAGCCTGAAGTATTCATTGTCCGTTTCCAAAGAAATGCAACATACGAGGCGTTGAAAGCCGACAAAAAGAATAATCTTATAGAGACTCTCCAGGGACAGGACACTCCTGATGCCTCCCAGCTAGTGGCTAGGTATAATGGCCCAGATGAAATTCTGGAG ATAAACAAGTGGGTCTCTCAGATTATCAAAGATGGAGATACTAGAGAAATTCCTTACTTT ACTTCAAAGGTACCAGATCTTGTACCTGAAGAAACAAATAAGGAATGGTTAAGCGGTACCAAAGGTATCCGCTCGGCAGGGAAAAGTTTAAAAGAGAGGGTTCAGAACAGTGGCTTCAGTTTCAGAGATTACTTAACTGACCCAAGGATTGGTCCAGCTTTGCTGATGCTTGCATGCATTTCATGGGGAACAATATGGTTCAAGAATATCCAATCAGCTCAGAAGACTCCAAAG GACGAAGCTCCTAAAGACAAGACCGACAAACGTCGCCGTCCGAAGCTTAGCACGACACTCTTTGGTCAACCTGAATCCAGCGCGGATCCTGAACCCAGAGATGCTCGTCAGTGGGAGATAGAGGACTCAGATTCAGACTGA